In Amycolatopsis sp. EV170708-02-1, the following are encoded in one genomic region:
- a CDS encoding DUF6292 family protein, with translation MTTSTPAPTEAGLELMTRLNAYLEDVAAALGIRRDSGTVDLTGPVTARLRLNWRLPGFPEREADLMWHEEHGWSAAVATHADDDHHVVVAYLGGRTVASHPRLVARFAETLRTGDHQDCWPGPPALRTAAGPSSLAKELAAWA, from the coding sequence GTGACCACCTCGACCCCCGCGCCCACGGAAGCAGGTCTGGAGCTCATGACCAGGCTGAACGCCTACCTGGAGGACGTGGCCGCGGCACTGGGGATACGCCGGGATTCGGGCACGGTCGACCTCACCGGTCCGGTCACCGCCCGGCTGAGGCTGAACTGGCGCCTCCCCGGCTTCCCCGAGCGCGAAGCCGACCTGATGTGGCACGAGGAGCACGGCTGGTCGGCCGCCGTGGCGACGCACGCGGACGACGACCACCATGTCGTCGTCGCCTACCTCGGTGGCCGCACGGTGGCGTCGCATCCGCGCCTGGTCGCGAGGTTCGCGGAGACCCTGCGGACCGGCGACCACCAGGACTGCTGGCCCGGTCCGCCGGCGTTGCGCACCGCCGCCGGACCTTCCTCCCTCGCCAAGGAGCTCGCCGCCTGGGCCTGA
- a CDS encoding DUF5313 family protein: MPRKRPDVFRWLWYSLGGRLPEHYHDWILHDATTGSWRWRHVARSTVMIAPLCTVWLLLPGPLPLRLAIVLMAALVAYFYSMAYMEESIEHRLAKNGFPPGIGRRTRAEAAAVAEAEVTERYLARYRDQADS; encoded by the coding sequence ATGCCCCGCAAGCGCCCGGACGTGTTCCGCTGGCTGTGGTACTCACTCGGCGGCAGGCTGCCCGAGCACTACCACGACTGGATCCTCCACGACGCGACCACCGGAAGCTGGCGCTGGCGGCACGTCGCCCGCAGCACGGTGATGATCGCCCCGCTCTGCACGGTGTGGCTGCTCCTGCCCGGTCCGCTCCCCCTGCGGCTGGCGATCGTGCTGATGGCCGCGCTCGTGGCGTACTTCTACTCGATGGCCTACATGGAGGAGAGCATCGAGCACCGGCTCGCCAAGAACGGCTTCCCGCCGGGCATCGGGCGCCGGACCCGAGCGGAGGCCGCCGCGGTCGCGGAAGCCGAGGTGACCGAGCGGTATCTCGCGCGGTACCGGGACCAGGCGGACTCCTGA
- a CDS encoding YceI family protein has product MTAGTSARVGTWTVLADRTSATFTVRNFGFRVVHGSIPVDLGSVRVTADGVVVVEAALDLDKIDTGNAKRDADLRKPRLLAIDAQPVLTFAADRVGEGPDGWSVEGTLGARGESCPLTVTATGPEDNGDGTWRVLAGAVFDRRAIGLRAPRFLIGREITIALDVVLAPPA; this is encoded by the coding sequence ATGACCGCCGGGACGTCCGCACGGGTCGGCACCTGGACCGTGCTCGCCGACCGGACCTCGGCCACGTTCACCGTCCGGAACTTCGGGTTCCGCGTGGTCCACGGCTCGATCCCGGTCGATCTGGGCTCGGTGCGGGTCACCGCCGACGGCGTCGTCGTCGTCGAAGCGGCACTGGACCTCGACAAGATCGACACCGGCAACGCCAAACGCGATGCCGACCTGCGTAAACCCCGTCTGCTGGCGATCGACGCGCAGCCCGTGCTGACCTTCGCGGCGGACCGGGTCGGCGAGGGCCCGGACGGGTGGTCGGTCGAGGGCACTCTCGGCGCGCGCGGCGAGTCCTGTCCGCTCACGGTGACCGCGACCGGGCCGGAGGACAACGGCGACGGCACCTGGCGGGTGCTCGCCGGGGCCGTTTTCGACCGGCGGGCTATCGGTCTCCGGGCGCCGAGGTTCCTGATCGGCAGGGAGATCACGATCGCGCTCGACGTGGTCCTCGCCCCGCCGGCGTGA
- a CDS encoding MarR family winged helix-turn-helix transcriptional regulator produces MKSIDLGEDPLALERQVCFALSVASRSVIAIYRPLLEPHGLTHPQYLVMLALWERGPQAVKDLSVALRAEPATLSPLLKRLETIGYVTRRRSSEDERLLTVELTESGRALRAEAEKIPYRVVEKLGMEVSELEALHKALTRVIEATA; encoded by the coding sequence ATGAAGTCGATCGATCTGGGCGAGGACCCGCTCGCGCTGGAGCGTCAGGTGTGTTTCGCGCTGTCGGTCGCGTCGCGCAGCGTCATCGCCATCTACCGTCCGCTGCTGGAACCCCATGGGCTCACCCATCCGCAGTACCTGGTCATGCTGGCGCTGTGGGAGCGGGGCCCGCAGGCGGTCAAGGACCTGAGCGTCGCCCTGCGCGCCGAACCCGCGACGCTGTCACCGCTGCTCAAGCGCCTGGAGACGATCGGTTACGTCACCCGACGGCGCAGCTCCGAGGACGAGCGGCTGCTCACGGTCGAGCTGACGGAATCCGGTCGCGCGTTGCGCGCGGAGGCGGAGAAGATCCCGTATCGCGTCGTGGAGAAGCTCGGCATGGAGGTCTCCGAGCTGGAAGCGCTGCACAAGGCCCTCACCCGGGTCATCGAAGCCACGGCTTGA